In the genome of Primulina tabacum isolate GXHZ01 chromosome 13, ASM2559414v2, whole genome shotgun sequence, the window TCTTTGATATTAGAGGTTTACAATACCATCTTCCAACTTTTTGGacaaaaaatcataaacattctTGAGATTTGTCGTTTTGCCAAATCAAATGTTATAGCCCCATCATTCGAGCCCAACGGCACCTATCAACATATCCCCAATATCAATTATCTGTTTAATTAAAGGTTATGTCACTCCCAATACCACACATATTTACCATATTTGTGACTCAGCCATATAATCCACATGTTATCTTTCTTCAAATGAATCTTCCAGAGTGTCTTACAATTAAGCAGAAGTGAGTTGCCTACACAGACATCGGAGGAGGCGagaaaggaaaagaaaagaaagggaTAGTGAAAACATGTCCAGTCCCCCACAAGAGCAACAGATCCATGAATCCGACGACGTATTTCAGGATCCTCTTTCCCTGAAGCTAGCGCAACCCGACCCACCATCAAATCCTGACCCAGATCCCGCGATCCAAGAGCCAGACGGCGAGGAAGAGGAAGGAGAAGGAGAAGGAGAAGGAGTAGAGCAGGAACcggaagaacaagaagaaacCCTCCAAAACTCATTAATTCAGATGGGTATTAATCTCGAGGTCGTCCCGCCTATTGCTAACCCCCACGTGTCAGTTTCCGGTGTCACCCTCGCATCACCCTCCCACAACCCAAACCCTCGCCGAGGACCCAACAAGCGAAAGAAGACTAAGCTTAACCTGAGAAAACAGCAGTCCATCCGGAGAAAGTTGGAATCTTTGAAGGTAAAGTTTAATCCCATTCCGTTTATACCAGTAAAGATTCTTGATTTCTCCAAGCATGAGAAGCTTTTGAAGAAGCTTGGCCTGTGGTATTTTGTTCACGTTGATTTCGATAGGAATATAAGGGCGGACTTGATTGGGCAGTTGGTTGTTACTTATGATCACAAAACGCAGTGTGGTTACATCAATAGTTTCCGCTTTTCATTCAGTAGGGGTGACTTCGCTCGTGCGTTCAAGCTGCCTTCAAAAAGGAAAGCCAATGTGGGTGGGGTGGAAGGTGTGGTGTTGGATGCTGAGGATGTGTCAGAGGATTCGATTGGATTCATTCTGGAGTTTGTGTCGGATTGGGTTCTTTTGCACGAAGACACGTGGATGACACCGCACCAGGTTATGAATTGGTTGAAGTTTATAAAGGATAGACACCCTGAGAAGGTGGATTGGGCTGGGTTGTTTAGGTTCATGGTGGAGAATGAGTTGAAGCAGGGGGATCAGTTGAGGGATTGCTACTATGCATCACATGTGCAATACTTGTTGAAGTTTCAGCGTGAGACAGTGTTCACAATGGAGGAGGATCTGGTGCTGAAAAGCTGGTGGTGGAAGCAGAGActaaggaaaaagaaaaagaaatcaaTGAGGAGAACATGATTGACGGTAGTGCAATGGTTGATGATCAGGGAGAGAAAAATTGTGTTGTGGAGGCGCCAAGCATTGAACTCACCCTTGGACAAGATGGTGAGAAGGAAGAAAATATGCAGGATGTTGAGATGACAGATGTTGAGAAATGCAAGGAGAATGGTGatggtgatgatgatgatgatgttgaTGATGAAGATCGGGAGGAGGTGGGTAAGGAGCAAGTACAGTGGCTTTTGCGTGGGAAGAACAATCTGGGAGAGCATTTCTTACTACCTTGTAGCTTGGAAGATGGTCAAGGCTTTGGCGACCTTGAGGATGAAGATGGTAAAGGCTTTGGCAGCCTTGAGGATGAGAAAGAAGATGAGGTAGAGGAGACAGAAGCGGATGGCGGTGATCAGCGATTTGATGTTTTTCCTGCTGTTAATGAACTTGATGGTGAAGGGCTCACGGGTAATTTTCTTCAAGCCATGGAAGCAAACCAGGTTTCCTTTAATTCACAGGAGCGACTTCATGACCCTTCTTCGGTGGATACCAGGGATGGTATGAGGTGCATGGATCCTAGCCCATCTTTCTTTAACCCCTCAGGTAAAAGGGTTATTGAACATGACACTGATATCGATCACCATTCACTCAATGATGGCAACAAGAGATCGAGGATCGATGATTCCTGGAACCATAAACCTGCAGATTTTAACAGCTGCATGGAAGAAATTCAGCAACTGGTGGAGAAATCTAGGATGTTGTTTGAGGAGAGGGGACAGGCACTGGAACAGGCAAATATGAATCAACAGATCTTGCTCGATGAGTTGCAGAAACGGGACTCCCTGATAGATCATTTCCACAAGAGTAGAATGGAAGAGATGCAAAAGAAAGACGGCCTGATTTATCGGCTGGAGCGTGAATTATATCTAGTGGAGAGCGTCATGGAAGGTTACCGCAAGGCTTTGAAAGAAACCCAAAAGGCATTTTCAGAGTACAGGGTGAGGGCTCAACTTGCTGAAGAATCGACATACAAGGATACTGGACCTGGGGGTCTTATGTTGAGCACAACCGAAATAGAGAAACTGCAGCAGAAGCGGGAGGAAGAATGTAAGATGAATTGTTTACTTGTGGAacaaaagttgaaggaggtggAAGAGCACTGTATGCATGAGTTTGATGCATACGTGGATAAGATCAATATTCTTGATAAGAAGTTGACAAATGTAGAGGCGGATGCTAAGGAACTTATTCAATCCTATGGAAATCGAAAtgttcaaccaactgaagacaAGGTCGATGAAGCTTCGACACCTCATCCAATCGAATGATTTCTGCTCTGAAACATTTCTTTTGGCCTATAGAATTTGCTAAGACGTGTGATAATGCTTCAGAATTTGGTCTGCTATTATTGTTTGTCTGCTCCTCGTTGATAACTTACCTATCTTATCATCTCTTAATGGTAATCTCAGTTAAATAAGCTGACAACTTGATGTTTAAATTCATGGTTGCTCGTTTTTGTTCgtcttattaaaatttaattctccattctaaactaattttattttgatataatGGTGAAGCTTTTCATAATTCTCAAAATACCCACCTtccagttatatatatatatatatatatatatatatatatcataatttctttacattttaattttttcttatactattccaatttcaaaaattaataattatcatttttaaagaaaaaactgctttatttctttaatttttttttttattgaaatacACCTATCGAATATGTCATGTTCTGTTAGCGTTATATTATGGGTTCAAGAttgttaaattaaaattgactttattcttttgtatatatatagaacactttattttattttgtcctCTGTTTATCGTAAACTCTTTCAACCAAACACAATGCAATTTAGTTAAATTGATCGATTGAAGTGATTCGCTAGTATATTCAGTCACACATATTCGGATATTCCACACAAGATAAAGATGTAAATGGACAATGAGATGAACTACTAAAATCAATCAAAGTCTCGAATTTGTGATAAAATATCGAGTGCAAGATTTAATTATAACAAACATATAGTCTCCACTACAAAAAATCATCCAAAGTGTAATAGTCTAATGATTATTTATTATAGTCAAGTTGAGTGAATATTCACGAGGTATTCTTTATTTCATTTCTTAAAAGAATACAAATACAAAGAAATACATGCACCAGTGCAGGGGGAAAAAATACTGAAAAAGGTGCAATAGACTGACACCGATCACCAAGAAAAACCCACTATGGCACTGTCCATAGTAAATGACGACTGGCAGACaaagattaataaataaataaaccacACTCAtccaaattaaatttaaaaagaaaaaaaaaagagataagGATAAAAAAGGGAAATTTACCCAAACCCaggataaaaaagaaaaaacgaAAGTAAAAGAAATTAAGCCTTCTTATCGATCGAGTAATTTGACGACATAAATATCCTTTTCCGGCATAATTTGCTAGCAAGCTGGGTTACACATGATGATGATCCTGCATGATGATGATCATTTAGTGCAGAATTTAAAACaatgttttttcatttttaatagCTTGAAACACATGCGAGTTTTTTATAGTTTACGTATGATACAACATATTTTTCTCTCTTTGTGATTTCGATACTAAATTTCAGTTTTACTctgttatatttgtttatttccttaatttttaataattatttctgaTATGACGTTGACTTGTGTAGTGTCTCATCAGCTATCCTAATGAAAAATGTCTAAAATcgtcaaaaataaaaatgtataggATTTAAAGACTGAAAGTTGATAATACGGAAAactaaaatcattaaaaaaaacttacaagaccaaaattataatgtttctgaaaaatatgcatgcaATAAAAATTCTCAATTTGATTTGGACAAAAAATAATTAACACTGTCGAATAAATAAATGATTCTATATATGAATTaacaattaatttaatgaaaccACCTTATCCAATCAGTAAATTAAAAACCTTCACTTTCAATTGTTTCCAAGTTGAAAACTTTATCTTTAATTCTAATTTAAATatgtgaaataaaaataaataataaaataaaataaaacacataCCTTAAAACTTCATTCAGTTAACTAGTTTCTCGATATTTTCAGAAGCACAGTCGTCAGTATCAGCAGTCTCCAGTGGTGATTTCGGCAGTGGCACGTTAGAACTTTCCATTTTCTTCATATTTTGTTCACAATATATTTGCCTCAGCCTCTCAATTTCCCTTTTCAACGCTTCTTGATGTGCTATCAAATTCAAAATAAGGCCTTCGTATCAGTTCCTCCACTCTCAATACACACTCAAGTTTAGGGCGAGGTCtcgaattatttatttagaattaGTAGTTAAACATGTATATGATGTAAGGGTGGGCACAACTAAAAAGCAGTCCATATGGAGTGgggttttaaattttatttctttcGCCATCACAAGCAAATGCGGATCCAGAATCACATGGCAAGCCAATTCATGTATATATATCATCTCCACTCATTTTCTTAATACATATaaagaattaaaagaaaaaattcatttttttttattctgtaatttgaattttgtgggtcaaattttagatcaatttataattttagttcaattatttgcattttttttaaattttagtaccttttttttttttggagtacTATGAGACGACACTGAAAAATGATAACGTGATCACGCCAGTACTCTAATGAAAAAAATGCAAAATAATGAACCGTAAATTGATTAAATTctaacataaaataaaaagaaagtgCAAATCagtcaaaataaaaattagattttttttattaatgagACCGACAGTTTTTGTCCCGGCCAAGTAGATTCCTGCATTGATGCGAAATCATTTCATCCTTTAATTGTGTTTGGCATGAACATCAGAAGCTTCAGAATTAAGCTCCATCGTTTCACCAATtatatgtgtatgtgtgtgtgtgtttgtattTATTTaggtttaaaaaaatgaaatatttaccATCTTTAAAAACTTTATCTTGGGATAAAGCTGCAATTCTTTGCTTGAGAACGCTGTTGTCTACATTTAGTACCAATCGCTGGTGGTCCAGAAAAGCTACTCTTGGGGACAACACTGAAACTTCAGCCTTCACATGAGTttcatataattaattatatgctTGATTTAATGAATATGTTGTAGATTGGCAATAAAAttgataaacatacttgaagCGAAGTAACACTGCGTTCTAGCTCCGATATATAATGTAGTTTCCTGACTCTTGACCTTTGAGCAGATTGCCGATTGGCAAGAATTCTGATAATAAACAAAGAAgccaaaaaatataaaaatcacGATGATTTGAAGTTGGTTATACCTAATTCAAGCAAAAATCTTGAGTATGTGGGATGTGAAATTTAATTGTGCAAGAGCTAGCTAGGTAGCATGATGAGCAGTACCTCTTAATCCTTTTGGGATCAAAGATCTTCTCACTTGAATGATCTGGAATAACGTGCACAGCATCGAGCTCGTCGGATTTGCATGAGCTTTGCACTTCCTCATGAGGCTCACTCTTTGGCTTCAGATTATGGGACGTTACTAGTTTCTGTACATCATGATCATCCATGCTGTTATGATCGGACGGCGAGGGCGACGAAGGGTTTGAGCACGACATCGTGGGCCCCACCTCGTCGGTGAACATGGACACGAACTGCTCGTGATCATCATCGAATCTCTCGAAACCGATGTTGTCGGTGCTGGTGTTGATCAGCATAACGCTCCCATTCGGTGCTATGGATGCCCTTCTGCATTCTTCGACCATTGGCGGATCAAGGAATGCGAGGGAGTCGCTGGTGGACCTCCGGTGTGATCCACGACGAACCGATGAGAAGTTGAGGAACTCGTCGATGTTCCATGAAGGGTTTGAGGTGAGAATATTGTTTGTTGACAAGTTTTGATCACTTGACATGTTTTGCAGGGAAAAATGAGGCCAATTCTGTGTCATGCTCGGCACTTTTGGAGGCAACTGCGCCATGTTTGCTAGAACACATATGGTATTGATATCAAGTATATATAATCTATCTCACACAAAATGAACCGAACCATTTTTCCCAATTCATTACGAAAGGGCTAGCAATATTTACATATTATATAAtgtaacacacacacacacacacacacaaactcaAAACCAATTATGTTCGGATTACTTTATTTATGCTTTAGTTTGCTTTTCAAATATGGCCTTTGTCACAAGCTTTACTTTCAGGGACGGACCTATGCTTGGCCCGTCTAGGCTGTAGCTCAgcccaattttttttacaaagagTTGTAGAGATTCGagctaattttaatttttttggtaaatatatatagagatataAACacagtttaatttttttaaaagatatcaCGGTGCAAATAACTCATAAAAGTTAATATCTAGAATACCTATTTAACTTTCACAgtgaataaatgaaaattttcgatATTTCAAAAGAGGTTTGGTGCAAACAATTCATAAaagtgataaatttattttatcaattcttttatttaatagaatttaattttgaaagtacatttaaaatatattaaaaataattttaaaatgtaaattttgaatctaAGTGAAACTTGTCTTATATTACACGGGttacatattaatttaaataatatataaattttgaaaaatgatattGATTAAACTTCTTTTTCGAAAATTAACTCTCCTATTTCAAATACGCTAGAAacaatagattttttttttaaaaaaaatatcaagatCATTTTGCTAATTTCTGGATCTGTCCATGTTTACTTCGATTACCATTTATTATTTATCTAATCTTTTCCCGtcgaaaatgaatttaaaatgcaaatattacTTATATACTTTTtataacttttaattaaattcagaATCGATTGAAATGATGCATTTTATTCTTTACGTCACTTAGGCCTCATCACGTGGGTAGGGACAATCAcctattaaataaattaatttgtctTTTATAGGTTTATTCCGTGTGTGTTTcgcatattattattattattatatatattcgtcataaaaaaattaataaattaaataaatatatataatttcaaagAAGTATCTATCAACCCTtaaacttaacaaattttaCTTATTTTctctatttatatatttatattatctaTCAATATTTCCTAATAAAGTTATGCTAGCTCTCATATAGATGATGTATTAAtagattttatataatataatttatttcaaaatagTGAATTTGATAATAAAGCAAATGGGAATTAATATTAATGCATTGTGTCAATGAAGGTGGGGTCACATGGGAAGATTAGGACAGCCAGAAacagatagatagatagatagatagtaGGGAAGTTGAGACCCAACGGTATTTACTGGAAAAGCAGTCGTAAACCACGTGCATGCCTCTCTGCATTCCAACCCTATTTTGCTTATAAATAATTAAGGTTATCCTCGTAtttaattcttaaaaaaaattcattctttTTTGTAAGTTTAGTTTTTATCTAAtaacttgaatttttttatttgattttttctcCGAGATCATTAAATCTAGTTACGATTGGTTATTTGATATTGACGCTACTTATGTGATGATAATAaaactatattatatatattaaaatctaCTAAACAacaagaaatgattttttttatcttattttgaatatttgacGTCGTTCTGATTTATTTTTCTCTTTATATTTGTTTAGATTAATTTAATATGTGTTACATGAGCTTTTATTTGCATCATATGAGTCACACAAGTGATAATACATCATGTTATATAAGTAATATTTGACGAGTTTAGTGAATtctaacccaaaaaaaaaaaaaaaaacaataacaaaaacaaaatcTGAGTTCTTTGATAAAACCAAACATTGAAAAGTTACTATTAAAGTTCAAAACACAACAACTTACGTTATCAAAATCCTAATTTCTCCTGAAAAACACAATTTAATAGTAAAAACTAAATGAAAAGGAAAATTACCtgacaataattattttataaaatattataatattcatTGTAGATTACATCTAATTTAATGGGGATGTTAAAATACGAATTTTACGTACAAAACCTAACGGTGGTGCTTTATATTATTAAGGTACACGCACTTGTGCCCTTTTTGGAGGAACTTATATCTAAACTAATTAGTCAAAACATctatttaccaaaaaaaaaaacattaaatttaaatatttattattagatTTCTCAAACgccaaatatatatgtatatattcggatacatatattatatatgaataattGCAATTTTGATCTTCAACATTGTTATAATTGAGTCTTTATTTCTgtatacatatttaaattttgggAATTATAGTTAATTTTTTCGTTACCAGTTGAATCGACGGTCGGACCGAAAAGCTTTTAtagtatataaaataataatataatatcataaataatatattttaaattataaagattttaaatgtgtatataaataataaaaatatataattatccaAGTTTAAAATCTAGACATACATATAAGTTGTattaaatgtaaaaaaaaaatatctacCAAAGTTTAAAACTTAAATAactatatacatatattcaaaatatcaattatagatatatgttttttaaaaataaaaaaacaataaattaaataatttatattattactaaaataatatttttaaagaagtctaacttttaaataattttgtgtgtgtgtgtgtgtatatatatatatatataataaaattttaaatttaagatttaaatatatataataaaatattaaatttaagatttaaaaaattaattttccaaaaaataaaacaaaataaaataattcaaaaaattcATAATCGGGTTGATCGATTTGACCACTAAATCGGTTTTTTAAGATGTTTCATATCAGATTCGCGATCGGTTCTGGAGCGGTTCTGAAAACATTGATTGTAATATTGGATGATGGATCACATGGGCATGCCCTCCCGTGGGAACAAACTTTAGTGCATTGCAAACCATCACTTCATGTAAAAAGATATCAATGATCACGTTACTTGCAGTGTGCATGTGTATCACTATATATCCAGCTTCCCCTAATAATTGTGAATGGAGGTGGTTGCACTGCCAACTCCAATTTTTCAgttaaattaatatatgtacATCTTATTCCccattatatataaaatttcaagTGTTTTGTTTCATgcaaaaaattgttaaaaaaattaatcaagtTTTTTTTACCTGAAAATCAGTATTATTTTAAGATTGATTACACTTGCCGTTTAAATTGATTAAAATTTAAGAAATAATGATATCATTAGAAGTATCAATATTGGAAATAGTGAGATGTTTAAaagtagaaaatatatttaacgTACCGAAAGTTAGACACATCAAGAAAATTTATTGATTGTCTCACTGGGATGGATACTCAAAACTAGGAGACGTTTAAATGAACAATTCAACTAAAAGAAGCATGCATAAGCTATTATTAGAAATGTGTGCATCCAAATGTTTATGACTtccaacaaaaataaaattggttcTGGGGATTGTGCAATACAAGAAAGTACTACTTGGTAGTTCATGTAAAAGATACATCGCCACAAGTATCATAATTCACACGAGATGATATATAATAAGAATCTTGGAGTAGTTCCTGCATTTCTGCAGTAGAATTTACCAGATGGGCATGCGGAAGTTCCTACATATCCAAATTGAAAGGCCAAGAGCTAATCAGGAGATAAATTTCTCAAGGGCATACAAATCAAAATGATCCAGCttgcgaaaaaataaatagTATGATGTCGAGGTTCATAAAGCATGCACCGTACcttccaagattttaaaaatctatGCATGTGAATATTCTGTGCACCCTTTTCTTCTTTTGTTAATTTGTCCAAGCATAAACATTTGGTATTAATCAAGTTAAAATCTATGCTAAAGAGTTCCAACCCTCGCATTTGATGGCCAAAAAATATTATAGACAAAAAGAATAAGCGGTGAAACAGTGCCACGATAAGAGTAGACAATAGGTAGAGCAGGCATAATGCAACAAAAAATTATGTGGTTTGGAAGTCTCAAAAGTGCTTACACAGTACTCTCTTCTTTTGTGCCAGAAAGAATCTACCAAATAATATTTAAACTACACAAGTCGAAACCACTGAAGCAACATAAGAATATGCTCTCAATGCCTGGTCAAAACACTTGGAACCATATGACAGGACAACTAGGATACTTAGACCACCACTTGCACTCTAATCTTAATTGCCGTAAAAAGATTAGCCTATACAATCAGTAAGAGAAATTTTCATCCATGCATGAATCGATGATTGTTTCGCATTTCAAAAAGCCAAAAGGTATCGCAGGTTAGCTGCCTTAGATTATCCTTTTTGCCGAAATTAGACTCTAAATCACTAGCCTTTACCACGATCCTTGATCCTTTTAAAGGCCCGTTATCTCGACATTGATTCAGAATAAACAATTTAG includes:
- the LOC142522079 gene encoding uncharacterized protein LOC142522079; this encodes MVDDQGEKNCVVEAPSIELTLGQDGEKEENMQDVEMTDVEKCKENGDGDDDDDVDDEDREEVGKEQVQWLLRGKNNLGEHFLLPCSLEDGQGFGDLEDEDGKGFGSLEDEKEDEVEETEADGGDQRFDVFPAVNELDGEGLTGNFLQAMEANQVSFNSQERLHDPSSVDTRDGMRCMDPSPSFFNPSGKRVIEHDTDIDHHSLNDGNKRSRIDDSWNHKPADFNSCMEEIQQLVEKSRMLFEERGQALEQANMNQQILLDELQKRDSLIDHFHKSRMEEMQKKDGLIYRLERELYLVESVMEGYRKALKETQKAFSEYRVRAQLAEESTYKDTGPGGLMLSTTEIEKLQQKREEECKMNCLLVEQKLKEVEEHCMHEFDAYVDKINILDKKLTNVEADAKELIQSYGNRNVQPTEDKVDEASTPHPIE
- the LOC142521726 gene encoding basic leucine zipper 34-like, with amino-acid sequence MAQLPPKVPSMTQNWPHFSLQNMSSDQNLSTNNILTSNPSWNIDEFLNFSSVRRGSHRRSTSDSLAFLDPPMVEECRRASIAPNGSVMLINTSTDNIGFERFDDDHEQFVSMFTDEVGPTMSCSNPSSPSPSDHNSMDDHDVQKLVTSHNLKPKSEPHEEVQSSCKSDELDAVHVIPDHSSEKIFDPKRIKRILANRQSAQRSRVRKLHYISELERSVTSLQAEVSVLSPRVAFLDHQRLVLNVDNSVLKQRIAALSQDKVFKDAHQEALKREIERLRQIYCEQNMKKMESSNVPLPKSPLETADTDDCASENIEKLVN